In Maridesulfovibrio frigidus DSM 17176, a genomic segment contains:
- a CDS encoding tetratricopeptide repeat protein → MRKYIIPLMIIVFTLGVFTGCEKRRDDFYNKAVEYYNQKKFTESRLELKNALSIDPECGECRLLFGKLALEEGNFQSAFINFKYATDFAPDLLEAKVEMSKLYLLAREYDSAGDMARKVLNVDSSNIEARLVLGAVLMDGGKYVEAERNLNIALAEAPDNSNVYLSLSNLYYDQDQKEKAESVLADGIAKIPSNTSLLMKISVLYREVDKPEKVKIYVQKLLKAGNEEPRFVLFAAESFSAIGNSAKAEELMAGLVSRFPDKDDYRVLYARLLVSLNKNDQAIATLKDGLLVNNESLPLHSALSGIYIAQGQQGEAIKILLAGAEIDAEGADNVAYRKKLATLYLDMNESSNALEQLDLVIERNPKDAEAHYLRGQIYLLAGKGQQAVSEFRQVLRDNPESAPGYVLLAKAHISNDEMSIAIENLKKAIYLDPAYRVARETLINAYLDRKDWQQAILELQRLKEKLPDDINIRAAIGDVYAIKGDINLAKLAFVNLSKKFPKSPIGYLKLAELAGKEGEKRLVQKYYAAALKRSPDSLVAIQGMVEALLAQNKYTAAINFCNKLLAKYPDNARIFELKGGVYGRRNDFKNAENNYFRATELAPDWMLPYMRIGDLYVSAGKTTMGISKFTKVVKQDEENPAPRFILGLLYEQKGDFEKAREAYSGILEKDPGFQLAANNLAYLLATQFAESSADMDEALKFAKIAASSQSPESLDTLGYILYLQGEYEQALHVLNTALQIVPDFTAAQFHKALVYVRRGEAVEGRKILIKMLKTQDDFPERKEAEKLLSKL, encoded by the coding sequence ATGCGGAAATATATAATTCCACTAATGATAATTGTCTTCACGTTGGGTGTTTTTACCGGATGTGAGAAAAGGCGTGATGATTTTTACAACAAAGCTGTGGAATACTATAATCAGAAGAAATTCACTGAATCCAGACTTGAGTTGAAAAATGCTCTGTCTATTGATCCTGAATGCGGAGAGTGTAGACTTCTTTTCGGAAAGCTTGCCTTGGAAGAAGGTAATTTCCAGAGTGCGTTCATTAATTTTAAGTACGCTACTGATTTTGCTCCTGATCTACTTGAAGCAAAGGTTGAGATGAGCAAGCTTTATTTACTTGCGCGTGAATATGATAGTGCCGGCGACATGGCAAGAAAGGTTCTTAATGTAGATTCCTCGAATATTGAAGCTCGTTTGGTTCTTGGAGCAGTTCTCATGGATGGGGGAAAGTATGTAGAAGCTGAGCGAAATCTCAATATTGCTCTCGCTGAGGCTCCTGATAACTCGAATGTGTATCTTTCCCTGAGCAATCTTTATTATGATCAGGATCAGAAAGAAAAAGCTGAGTCTGTTCTTGCTGATGGAATTGCAAAAATCCCATCTAATACTTCATTATTAATGAAAATATCTGTTCTATATAGGGAAGTGGACAAGCCTGAAAAGGTTAAAATATATGTCCAAAAACTCCTTAAAGCTGGAAACGAAGAACCGCGCTTTGTTCTTTTTGCTGCGGAATCTTTTTCTGCAATAGGGAATTCTGCCAAAGCGGAAGAACTCATGGCAGGTCTTGTAAGCCGGTTCCCTGATAAAGATGATTACCGTGTTTTATATGCCAGACTTCTGGTTTCACTTAACAAGAACGATCAGGCTATTGCTACTCTCAAGGACGGCTTGCTGGTAAATAACGAATCACTCCCACTTCATTCGGCTTTATCCGGTATTTATATTGCGCAAGGCCAACAAGGCGAGGCTATTAAAATTCTTCTTGCTGGAGCAGAGATCGATGCTGAAGGCGCAGACAATGTTGCTTATCGCAAAAAGCTTGCGACCCTGTATCTTGACATGAATGAATCGAGTAACGCTTTAGAACAGCTTGATCTTGTTATTGAACGTAATCCTAAAGATGCAGAAGCCCATTATCTACGAGGCCAGATATACCTCCTTGCAGGTAAAGGACAGCAGGCAGTTTCTGAGTTCAGGCAGGTTCTTCGTGATAATCCAGAGAGCGCCCCGGGTTACGTGTTGCTGGCAAAAGCTCATATATCCAACGATGAGATGAGTATTGCTATAGAAAATTTAAAGAAAGCAATATACCTTGACCCTGCGTATAGGGTTGCCCGTGAGACTCTTATAAATGCATATCTTGATCGAAAGGACTGGCAGCAAGCCATTCTGGAATTGCAGCGATTAAAAGAAAAGCTTCCTGATGATATTAATATCCGCGCCGCCATTGGTGATGTTTATGCAATAAAGGGAGATATTAATCTTGCCAAATTGGCCTTTGTTAATCTGTCGAAAAAATTTCCGAAATCTCCAATTGGATATTTGAAGTTGGCAGAGTTGGCGGGGAAGGAAGGAGAGAAGCGCCTTGTTCAAAAATATTATGCAGCAGCTCTTAAAAGGTCTCCTGATTCTTTAGTGGCAATTCAGGGTATGGTTGAAGCTTTGCTTGCGCAGAATAAATATACTGCAGCAATAAATTTTTGTAATAAATTATTGGCAAAATATCCTGATAATGCTCGTATATTTGAGTTGAAGGGTGGAGTTTACGGCCGCAGGAATGATTTTAAGAATGCAGAAAATAACTATTTCCGAGCCACTGAGCTTGCGCCGGATTGGATGCTTCCATATATGCGCATCGGAGACTTGTATGTCTCAGCGGGAAAAACAACCATGGGTATTTCTAAATTTACAAAGGTTGTGAAGCAAGATGAAGAAAACCCCGCTCCACGGTTTATACTTGGATTGCTTTATGAGCAAAAGGGTGATTTTGAAAAAGCAAGAGAAGCTTATTCTGGCATATTGGAAAAAGATCCAGGATTTCAGCTTGCCGCCAATAACCTAGCATACCTTCTGGCAACTCAGTTTGCAGAGAGCAGTGCGGATATGGATGAGGCTTTGAAGTTTGCTAAGATAGCCGCAAGCAGTCAGAGTCCAGAATCTTTGGATACCTTAGGATACATACTTTATTTGCAAGGTGAGTATGAGCAGGCTTTGCATGTTCTTAATACCGCTCTTCAAATAGTACCGGATTTTACCGCGGCGCAATTTCATAAGGCTCTAGTTTATGTGAG
- the xrtD gene encoding VPLPA-CTERM-specific exosortase XrtD, protein MTALVSFISAVAAWIVLYFDSFPALIRRWSNDDYSYCWLVVPLAIYVAWQRRDMLPKVTKPSLKTGYLALLGVVVFFFLGKIASIDALVFVSMWLSIVALVLFAFGLKSMKAFFFPLLVLAFAVPPPPFINRMLTFKLRLLSSDFSVRMMQFIDIPVYREGNVIDLGMIKLHVVDACSGLRFLFPTILLGILIGYWFSNRGWQRFVVFLATVPTAIITNALRIAIVGYIARNVSVETAESFFHEASGIAIYLLSIALLVLLSLILNIFGSKEPVRYSESSSELYDKSKSSPALHIFIMAILLGSLFILNGKFLSTRIIPERTNFDNFPMQFGEFTGERQYFDDNILESLGADDYLSGFFVDRKSGRKILVLASYYDYQEPQRAAHNPVSCLLGGGGWDLSSSKDLPADPAVGRKFKVRRLILEKPGARLLALYWFQQRGRIMTDEYLNKVYLALDAVQMHRTDGALVRLEILINKDETVEHAQKVMNSFISNFSMILDPYIPN, encoded by the coding sequence GTGACCGCTCTTGTTTCATTTATATCTGCTGTAGCAGCGTGGATTGTACTTTATTTCGATTCATTTCCAGCATTGATAAGACGCTGGAGTAATGACGATTATTCTTATTGCTGGCTTGTTGTTCCGCTTGCAATATATGTTGCGTGGCAGAGAAGAGATATGCTCCCGAAGGTCACCAAGCCTTCGCTCAAGACTGGTTATCTGGCACTACTTGGAGTTGTTGTTTTTTTCTTTTTAGGAAAAATCGCGTCAATTGATGCTCTTGTATTTGTCTCCATGTGGTTATCCATCGTAGCTCTAGTTTTATTTGCGTTTGGCTTAAAGTCAATGAAGGCTTTCTTTTTTCCTTTGCTTGTTTTAGCTTTTGCCGTTCCCCCGCCACCTTTTATTAACCGCATGCTGACTTTTAAATTGCGGCTCCTATCTTCAGATTTTTCTGTGCGCATGATGCAGTTTATCGATATCCCGGTTTACAGAGAAGGTAACGTTATTGATTTGGGAATGATAAAGCTTCATGTGGTTGACGCATGCAGTGGGCTGCGCTTTTTATTTCCAACGATATTACTCGGTATTCTGATTGGCTATTGGTTTAGCAATCGTGGGTGGCAGCGTTTTGTGGTATTTTTAGCGACCGTTCCTACAGCTATTATAACTAACGCTTTGCGCATTGCTATTGTCGGATATATTGCTCGCAATGTTTCGGTTGAAACTGCGGAGAGTTTTTTCCATGAGGCTTCCGGAATAGCAATTTACCTTCTTTCAATTGCGCTTCTTGTTCTACTCAGTTTAATATTGAATATTTTTGGTTCAAAAGAACCTGTCCGTTACTCAGAATCATCTTCTGAATTATATGATAAATCTAAATCCAGTCCGGCTCTACATATTTTTATTATGGCTATTTTACTTGGAAGCCTTTTTATTTTGAATGGTAAATTTTTGTCTACAAGGATTATTCCCGAACGGACGAACTTTGATAATTTCCCGATGCAGTTTGGAGAATTTACAGGAGAACGACAGTATTTTGATGATAATATACTCGAGTCTCTGGGAGCTGATGATTATCTTTCGGGATTTTTTGTGGACCGGAAATCCGGTAGGAAAATTTTAGTCTTAGCATCTTACTATGATTATCAGGAACCTCAGCGGGCGGCTCATAACCCTGTCAGTTGTCTTCTTGGCGGTGGCGGGTGGGATTTGTCTTCGTCTAAAGATCTTCCTGCTGATCCCGCTGTGGGAAGAAAGTTTAAGGTGCGAAGGTTGATACTTGAAAAGCCCGGAGCAAGGTTGCTAGCTCTGTACTGGTTTCAGCAGAGGGGGCGCATAATGACAGACGAATATCTGAATAAAGTCTATCTTGCACTGGATGCTGTTCAAATGCATCGCACGGACGGTGCTCTTGTTCGCCTTGAGATCCTAATAAATAAAGATGAAACAGTTGAGCATGCACAGAAGGTTATGAATTCATTCATCAGTAATTTTTCTATGATTTTAGATCCATATATTCCAAATTAA
- a CDS encoding heparinase II/III family protein: protein MTVNKIIWLLNRLKAMRPNEVLWRFRTEARTFAERFGFMTAKVVARADLRSASSCWLPMDGLDSAQELIVFSADQILNEGMNLFALENKVPCVTPEWNRDPSTGKLSPLSFGKRLKFKDQSLCGDVKYLWELSRFLQIVPLARAWHVSGDEKYLRSIRSMVESWLDECPYMRGVHWSSSLEIGIRLINWSLAWQYLGGINSPIFDGKDGELFRTRWLDSIYQHLHFINGFYSKGSSANNHLIGEAAGVFTSCKTWPFWEECERWEATALNILEAESSAQVFDDGVGREQTTSYQQFVIDFLLLAYLADKNKFTQKYFKTIEKMIGFISSLMDVSGNVPMIGDADDGIVTGLGMYDEFQPFKSLLATGGILFSRDDFLQKSGGYDLKSMSLMGRVREPSAQGETKSPLNCREYRGGGYFILGDSFGTESELFIVADAGPLGYGALAAHGHADALSIYMSLAGREFLVDPGTYVYSGNDKWRDYFRGTSAHNTVRIDGLNQSEIGGSFLWKNHAEVEGTVHFDRDVETFRGKHNGYERLSDPVIHERTVSLDKLGQRIVVQDHLRCKSAHSVEQLWHFSEDCNVVFDGPHKVIVTNSGVSMEMHFGEAVTLQMLKGESTPPFGYVSRKFGVKVPSVTIIADVYIEGDSCLIAEIVYGRI from the coding sequence ATGACTGTTAATAAAATAATATGGCTTTTGAACAGGCTAAAGGCAATGAGGCCGAACGAGGTCTTGTGGCGTTTCAGAACCGAAGCTCGCACTTTTGCAGAACGTTTCGGCTTTATGACTGCAAAAGTTGTTGCGCGTGCTGATTTGAGATCAGCAAGTTCTTGCTGGCTACCTATGGATGGGCTTGATTCTGCACAGGAGCTGATTGTTTTTTCGGCAGATCAGATTTTGAACGAAGGGATGAATCTCTTTGCTCTTGAGAATAAGGTGCCATGCGTGACACCTGAATGGAATAGAGATCCATCTACAGGAAAACTCAGTCCGCTTAGTTTTGGTAAGAGGTTAAAATTTAAAGATCAGTCTTTATGCGGTGATGTAAAATACCTGTGGGAGCTTTCAAGGTTTTTGCAGATTGTACCCCTTGCGCGTGCTTGGCATGTGTCGGGGGATGAAAAATATCTGCGGTCCATAAGATCAATGGTGGAATCTTGGCTAGATGAATGTCCTTATATGAGGGGCGTACACTGGAGTAGTTCTTTAGAGATTGGAATCAGGCTTATTAACTGGTCCCTTGCTTGGCAGTATCTTGGCGGAATAAATTCTCCCATCTTTGACGGTAAAGACGGTGAACTGTTTCGAACCCGCTGGCTGGATTCTATCTATCAGCATCTCCACTTCATCAACGGGTTTTATTCTAAAGGATCGTCAGCAAATAATCATTTGATAGGTGAGGCTGCCGGTGTTTTTACCTCCTGCAAAACATGGCCGTTTTGGGAAGAGTGCGAAAGGTGGGAAGCAACTGCGTTAAATATCCTTGAGGCTGAATCCAGTGCGCAGGTTTTTGATGATGGTGTTGGTCGTGAACAGACCACTTCGTATCAGCAGTTTGTAATTGATTTTTTACTACTAGCGTATTTAGCCGACAAAAATAAATTTACTCAAAAATATTTTAAAACTATTGAAAAGATGATTGGCTTCATAAGCTCGCTCATGGATGTTTCAGGCAATGTTCCCATGATAGGTGACGCTGATGATGGCATAGTAACAGGGCTAGGGATGTATGATGAATTCCAGCCATTTAAATCTCTACTTGCAACAGGCGGAATTCTGTTTTCTCGAGATGATTTCCTGCAAAAGTCTGGCGGATACGATCTTAAATCGATGAGCCTTATGGGGCGCGTTCGAGAACCTTCTGCGCAGGGCGAAACTAAATCTCCACTTAATTGCCGCGAGTATCGTGGTGGTGGGTATTTCATTCTCGGAGATAGTTTTGGAACTGAATCAGAACTATTTATCGTAGCTGATGCCGGTCCCCTTGGTTACGGTGCTCTAGCTGCTCACGGACATGCGGATGCTTTGTCTATTTATATGTCACTTGCCGGACGTGAATTTCTGGTTGATCCGGGGACTTATGTTTACAGTGGGAACGATAAATGGCGCGATTATTTCCGAGGAACATCTGCGCATAATACCGTGCGTATTGATGGTCTTAATCAGAGTGAAATAGGTGGCAGTTTCCTATGGAAAAACCATGCCGAGGTCGAAGGAACGGTTCATTTTGACCGCGATGTTGAAACTTTCCGAGGTAAACATAACGGGTATGAACGGTTAAGTGATCCCGTAATTCATGAAAGAACCGTTTCCCTTGATAAGCTTGGCCAGCGGATAGTTGTGCAGGATCATTTGCGATGTAAAAGCGCACACTCAGTTGAGCAGTTATGGCATTTTAGCGAAGACTGTAATGTTGTTTTTGATGGCCCTCATAAAGTTATCGTCACCAACTCAGGTGTGTCCATGGAAATGCACTTTGGTGAAGCTGTTACCTTGCAGATGCTTAAAGGAGAGAGTACTCCTCCTTTTGGTTATGTGTCCCGCAAGTTCGGTGTAAAGGTTCCAAGTGTAACAATTATTGCTGACGTTTATATTGAAGGTGATTCTTGTTTGATCGCGGAAATTGTTTATGGGCGGATTTAA
- a CDS encoding O-antigen ligase family protein: MTFLLSLFFFLRPIMFIDIGWLIFGLNITEFFAVFATFILIGAFILRVVVSKKLNISVVDFFIMFFIIWCFFIFVLYIDKSNIKDVAKFTIPFFTYIVMKNVITQRKQYTRLLLLMIYGFFIPVCASAVLISQGMGLDKVLYWTGLHRYQGVYVNPHNLGHCMAFLLMLMVIYTIVCSMDPTIKHLRQRKALFLFFIVLGTLALYCLYKSYVRTSLIGMFIFVYYYLFKRNKRMLIILTGILGILGMIFAAVLYTIFFDMVDSAKGRDKAENFGSGRPYIWKHNLNEFSKLPLDGMLAGVGVGNRKTHESKSVGGGDVWNSHNDFLEVMMQTGIVGLIIYLGMQLCIFRKIRQLEGKEKYVFLALFLAVNFMNFVSNSYITRFGLGQIYYAVLAYIELPIYDYTKDSDKSEAQEFNDY, from the coding sequence ATGACCTTTTTATTATCACTTTTTTTCTTTTTACGCCCAATCATGTTCATCGACATTGGGTGGCTTATTTTCGGTTTGAATATAACCGAATTTTTTGCCGTTTTTGCTACGTTTATCTTGATCGGTGCTTTTATTTTACGTGTAGTTGTCTCCAAAAAGCTGAATATTTCTGTAGTCGATTTTTTTATAATGTTCTTCATTATTTGGTGTTTTTTTATATTTGTACTTTATATAGATAAATCAAATATAAAAGATGTAGCTAAATTCACTATTCCATTCTTTACTTATATAGTGATGAAGAATGTTATTACTCAACGAAAGCAATACACCAGACTATTATTGCTTATGATTTATGGTTTTTTTATACCTGTTTGTGCTAGTGCAGTGCTTATATCTCAAGGCATGGGTCTGGATAAAGTTTTGTACTGGACTGGGCTTCATCGCTATCAAGGTGTGTATGTAAATCCGCATAATCTTGGTCATTGCATGGCTTTTTTGCTTATGCTGATGGTTATATATACCATTGTGTGTTCAATGGACCCGACCATTAAGCATCTTCGCCAGCGGAAGGCTCTTTTTCTGTTTTTTATAGTATTAGGAACGCTGGCATTATACTGTTTGTATAAGAGTTATGTGCGTACTTCTCTGATCGGCATGTTCATTTTTGTTTACTATTACTTGTTCAAACGAAACAAGCGGATGCTCATAATCCTTACTGGAATACTCGGAATTCTGGGTATGATATTTGCGGCTGTTTTATATACAATTTTCTTTGATATGGTCGATTCTGCAAAGGGGCGCGATAAGGCTGAGAACTTCGGTTCAGGGAGACCTTATATTTGGAAACACAACCTTAACGAATTCTCTAAACTTCCTCTGGATGGAATGCTTGCAGGGGTTGGCGTAGGTAATAGAAAGACTCATGAAAGCAAATCTGTTGGTGGCGGGGATGTCTGGAATAGTCACAACGATTTTCTTGAAGTTATGATGCAAACCGGAATTGTCGGTCTTATTATTTACCTTGGTATGCAGCTATGTATTTTTCGAAAGATACGACAACTTGAGGGTAAGGAAAAATACGTTTTTCTTGCCCTGTTTCTCGCTGTTAATTTCATGAATTTCGTAAGTAATAGTTATATTACCAGGTTTGGGCTTGGACAGATTTATTATGCTGTGCTCGCATATATTGAACTGCCCATCTATGACTATACTAAGGATTCAGATAAAAGTGAGGCTCAGGAATTTAACGACTATTAA
- a CDS encoding glycosyltransferase family 4 protein has protein sequence MNDESLRVLIISQDFKHIGGVVETAQLLISKFTGKIDVSHGALGRRVGQVGVKAYVQPLLDMFNFFKLTRKESFDVIHVNPSFNVRSFVKEFFVFMLFCLLGYSGKILLFFHGWDPDFFQKLTSNLIGRKFLLCMLRRAGLIVVLSSKYRKSLIDIGIDEDKVVVLTTMYNKADVPSSPEDITARNSVLFLSRIVRKKGVFELVEAFEDLFKRHQNLHLIMAGDGPDKTLLEELVRAKNIENISFPGYIKGAEKRKAFEQSSIFILPTFYSEGCPVSLLEAMAAGIAPVVPLAGGIADIVIPDETAIILETVSKSSIISAIDGLLGDTDRMKLISKNAESYAKDNFESAKVCDRILDLYRQIKSKVQ, from the coding sequence TTGAATGATGAATCTTTACGAGTTCTAATTATTTCTCAGGATTTTAAGCATATAGGCGGTGTAGTTGAGACTGCGCAGTTGCTAATTTCAAAATTCACGGGAAAGATAGACGTATCACATGGCGCACTTGGGCGCAGAGTCGGGCAGGTCGGCGTTAAGGCGTACGTTCAGCCTCTACTTGATATGTTTAATTTTTTTAAACTGACTCGAAAAGAGAGCTTTGATGTCATTCATGTAAATCCATCCTTCAATGTTCGTTCATTTGTGAAAGAATTCTTTGTTTTCATGCTTTTTTGTCTGCTCGGATATTCGGGTAAAATATTGCTATTCTTTCATGGCTGGGATCCAGATTTTTTTCAAAAACTGACCTCAAATTTAATCGGTAGAAAGTTTCTACTATGCATGCTTAGGCGCGCCGGTTTAATCGTCGTATTATCTAGTAAGTACCGTAAATCTCTTATTGATATTGGGATTGATGAAGATAAAGTCGTAGTGCTTACGACTATGTATAACAAAGCTGATGTACCGAGCAGCCCTGAAGACATAACCGCTCGTAATTCAGTTTTATTTCTTTCGAGGATTGTCCGTAAAAAAGGCGTTTTTGAGCTTGTTGAGGCTTTCGAAGATTTATTCAAAAGACATCAAAACTTACACTTGATTATGGCTGGTGATGGTCCTGATAAAACGTTGCTTGAAGAATTAGTAAGGGCTAAAAATATAGAAAATATATCTTTCCCAGGCTATATAAAAGGAGCTGAGAAGCGTAAGGCTTTTGAACAATCATCCATTTTCATTCTGCCCACTTTTTATTCGGAAGGGTGTCCTGTTTCGCTTCTTGAAGCCATGGCAGCGGGTATTGCTCCTGTGGTCCCTCTTGCTGGCGGGATTGCTGATATTGTTATCCCGGATGAAACAGCGATTATACTTGAAACTGTCTCTAAAAGCAGTATAATTTCTGCAATAGATGGATTACTTGGTGACACTGATCGCATGAAATTAATTTCTAAAAACGCTGAAAGTTACGCAAAAGATAATTTCGAATCAGCTAAAGTATGTGACCGCATTTTAGATTTATACAGACAGATCAAGAGCAAGGTACAATGA
- a CDS encoding GGDEF domain-containing protein: protein MLQLIKKKSDYFNFPSDRNRDFFEGPGIGSLIQNVGSLNILYFAIQDFPTLFEMYGREWATSLENQIRVAIENEGYLRLQHDEFHIFSFNAGEFFLLDPNDCSKKLALDELAYQFKVNIENLVKSDQISLTGNTITLNSGHSSFRASHTNNKLWSGFLSAIGEARLEAQNNADLSNLELSKEFCEIIKHSRVNCHYQPIVNLADKRIHGWEALARGPRNSPFRSPLTLFDMAENIGKLFQLERICRESAISSFGEFDQQQKLFLNIHPRTIVDPNFSSGETKILLDRWGLKPENIVFEITERHSVKDFKTFRKTLDHYRNQGYLVAIDDAGTGYSGLSSIAEIKPDYIKLDKSFVDNIETSQVNRAIVETFTDFSEKIGGKLLVEGIETQSQAVAMIDMGVHLGQGYFFARPARTKPDLTNEAMKIQKTPELRTDTNICGIPVKNLVNKVGAVEIDTPVPVVQNIFEQGSGVSSVAVVKNNVPCGLIMEYRLNKHLSGKFGVALYSNKAIASVMDDSPLTIDLETSVENVSKQAMARERKKAYDDIIITNEGKLFGVVSVQKLLDTLAHVQVEMAKGTNPLTGLPGNLGIEKEIERRMEDKENYSIIYADLDNFKVYNDTYGFKGGDKIILLISRIITWATAKYGSDVTTDFIGHIGGDDFVQVISPEKAERICLAITRCFKRIVKTSYNAKDRANGWMEGKGRDGATAKFPLVSVSLAILDCTPEQSLLEIGEQAASLKKWAKSIEGNCWVRERRQI from the coding sequence ATGCTACAACTTATCAAGAAAAAATCTGATTATTTCAACTTCCCTTCTGACAGAAATAGAGATTTTTTCGAAGGTCCGGGAATAGGCAGTTTGATTCAAAATGTTGGCAGTCTTAATATCCTATATTTTGCAATACAAGATTTCCCGACTCTATTTGAAATGTATGGAAGGGAATGGGCAACATCCCTTGAAAACCAAATACGTGTAGCAATTGAAAATGAAGGGTACCTGAGATTACAGCATGATGAGTTTCATATTTTCTCGTTTAACGCAGGGGAATTTTTCTTACTCGACCCCAATGATTGCAGCAAAAAACTGGCACTGGACGAACTTGCCTACCAGTTTAAAGTGAATATAGAAAATTTGGTGAAAAGTGATCAAATCAGTCTTACTGGCAACACCATAACGTTAAATAGCGGACATTCATCATTTCGCGCCTCGCACACAAATAACAAGCTATGGTCTGGCTTCTTATCCGCCATCGGCGAAGCACGCCTTGAAGCACAGAACAATGCGGATCTTTCAAATCTTGAACTTAGCAAAGAATTTTGCGAAATAATAAAACACAGCAGAGTTAACTGCCACTATCAACCAATCGTGAACCTTGCTGATAAAAGAATTCATGGCTGGGAGGCTTTAGCAAGAGGACCTCGCAACTCACCTTTCCGCTCACCGCTTACCCTTTTTGATATGGCCGAAAATATTGGAAAGCTTTTCCAGCTTGAAAGAATATGCCGCGAGTCAGCAATCAGCTCTTTTGGTGAATTTGACCAGCAGCAAAAATTATTTTTAAACATTCATCCCCGCACCATTGTTGACCCTAATTTTTCCTCAGGTGAAACTAAAATTTTATTAGATAGATGGGGTCTTAAACCGGAAAACATCGTCTTTGAAATAACAGAGAGACATAGCGTAAAGGACTTCAAAACTTTCCGTAAAACTCTCGACCATTACCGCAACCAAGGCTATTTAGTCGCGATTGATGACGCAGGAACCGGATATTCAGGACTTTCATCCATCGCTGAGATTAAGCCCGATTACATCAAACTTGATAAGTCTTTTGTGGACAATATTGAAACGAGTCAGGTGAACCGTGCAATAGTTGAAACATTTACTGACTTTTCCGAAAAAATCGGCGGAAAACTATTAGTTGAGGGAATAGAAACTCAGTCACAAGCAGTCGCCATGATCGACATGGGCGTTCATCTCGGACAAGGCTATTTCTTCGCTAGACCCGCGCGCACAAAGCCAGACCTAACGAATGAAGCTATGAAAATTCAGAAAACTCCAGAGCTACGCACTGACACAAATATCTGCGGCATACCCGTAAAAAATCTGGTCAATAAAGTAGGTGCTGTAGAAATAGATACCCCTGTGCCTGTCGTTCAAAACATATTTGAACAAGGCAGTGGCGTCAGCAGTGTGGCTGTTGTCAAAAACAATGTTCCGTGCGGGTTGATCATGGAATATCGTTTAAACAAGCATCTTTCCGGTAAATTCGGTGTAGCGCTATATTCCAACAAAGCGATTGCCTCAGTCATGGACGATTCTCCGCTTACCATAGACCTCGAAACTTCGGTAGAAAACGTATCAAAGCAAGCTATGGCGAGAGAAAGAAAAAAAGCCTACGACGACATCATCATTACCAATGAAGGTAAATTATTTGGGGTAGTTTCAGTGCAAAAATTGCTCGATACCCTAGCTCATGTTCAAGTTGAAATGGCAAAAGGGACAAACCCGCTCACAGGTTTACCCGGCAATCTCGGAATAGAAAAAGAGATTGAAAGGCGCATGGAAGACAAGGAAAACTATTCAATTATTTACGCGGATCTCGACAATTTCAAAGTGTACAACGACACCTATGGCTTCAAAGGCGGAGACAAAATTATCCTGCTCATCAGCCGCATAATCACATGGGCAACGGCTAAATATGGTTCTGACGTAACCACTGATTTTATAGGACACATCGGCGGCGATGATTTCGTACAGGTGATTTCACCCGAAAAAGCCGAGAGAATATGTCTGGCGATTACACGATGTTTCAAGCGAATTGTCAAAACAAGCTATAATGCAAAAGATAGAGCCAATGGCTGGATGGAAGGAAAAGGCCGCGACGGCGCAACAGCTAAATTCCCGTTAGTCTCCGTGTCGCTGGCAATACTGGACTGCACTCCCGAGCAATCTCTGCTGGAAATAGGCGAACAGGCCGCATCACTTAAAAAGTGGGCCAAATCTATAGAAGGGAACTGCTGGGTGCGCGAAAGACGTCAGATTTAA